CCACCGCGTTCAGCACGCCGTTCAAGGTTTCGCCTTCCATCGCCAGCGCACGCACGCCGGTCAGGCCGATCGCGAGAAACACCGCATCGTGCTGCTTGCGCAGCGTGTCGAGTTCGAGATCGCGCCCTAGCGTCACGCCATGTTCGATCTCGATGCCGCCGACCGAGCACAGCCACGCCACCTCGCGCTGCGCGAAATCGTCGACGGTCTTGTACGCGGCAATGCCGTACTCGTTCAGGCCGCCCGCTTTTTCGTGCGCGTCGTAGATCGTCACGCGATGCCCGGCCAACGCCAGCCGATGCGCGCACGCGAGACCCGCGGGCCCCGCGCCGACCACCGCGACGTGCCGTCCCGTGCCGGGCGCGCGCTCGAACAGCACGTCGCCGCGCGCCATCGCCCAATCGGTCGCGTGACGTTGCAACGCGCCGATCGCCACCGGCTTCGCGTCCTGATGGTTGCGCACGCAAGCGCCTTCGCAAAGAATCTCGGTCGGGCACACGCGCGCGCACATGCCGCCGAGCGGATTGGCCGACAGAATGTCCACCGCCGCGCCCTTCAGATTGCCATTGCCGATCTTGCGGATGAAGCTGGGAATGTCGATCTGCGTCGGACACGCATTCACGCAGGGCGCGTCGTAGCAGTAGTGGCAGCGGCTCGCCGCCGCGGCCGCCGCGCTCGCGTCCAGCAAGGGTGCGATGTCGGAGAACTCGCACGAAAGCTGCTCGGGCGACAGGCGCTGCGCGGCGACGTCGCCGGTTTGCTTGATAGCCATACAGATTCCTTCTTCGATGTGAGGACGTAGCCGGTCCCGCCGGTTGCGCGCGAGCGCAGCCGGGGCGGCATGTTCTATGGGCACGACGGTGAAGCGTGAAGCGCGTGATACGTGAAGCGCGTTAAGGTCGTGAAGCAACCACCATGGCGTTATGAAGCCGGCTCGCACGCACGCTCGACCATCGCGTGCAGCAGCACGTTGGCGCCCGCCTCGATCCATTCGAAGGTCGCGTCCTCGATCTCGTTGTGGCTGATGCCGTCGACGCACGGCACGAACACCATCGACGTCGGCGCGACCTGCGACAGATAGCAGGCGTCGTGTCCCGCACCGGACACCATGTTGCGATGCGGATAACCGAAGCGTTCGGCGGCGGCGCGCACGGACTTCACGCAGGCCGCGTCGAAGGCGACCGGCGCGTAGTAAAAGATCTGTTCGAGTTCGGTTTGCAGACCGATGCCGCCGGCGATCGCGGCAACGCCTTCACGCAACGCGGCATCCATTTTCGCGAGCACCGCGTCGTCCGGATGACGGAAGTCGACGGTGAAGAACACGCGGCCCGGAATCACGTTGCGCGAGTTCGGGTGGACCTGCATCATGCCGACCGTCGCGCAGCCGAACGGCGCGTTGTCGAGACCGATCCGGTTGACCAGATCGACCACGCGCGCGGCGCCGAGCAGCGCGTCGCGGCGGCGCGGCATCGGCGTCGGACCCGCGTGCGCTTCCTGACCCGTCAGCGTGATTTCATACCAGCGCTGACCTTGCGCATCCGTCACCACGCCGATGGTTTTCTGCTCCGCCTCGAGAATCGGCCCCTGCTCGATGTGCAGTTCGAACGCCGCGTGCAACGCACGTCCGCCGCACGGCACGTCGCCCGCATAGCCGATCCGTTCGAGTTCGTCGCCGATGGTCTTGCCGTCCACGTCCTTGCGCGACAGGCCGTAGTCCAGCGTGAAAACGCCGGCGAACACGCCCGAGGCCACCATGGCCGGCGCGAAGCGCGAGCCTTCCTCGTTGGTCCAGATCACCACTTCGACCGGGTGCTCGGTCTCGATACCGTGATCGTTCAAACTGCGAATCACTTCGAGACCGCCCAGCACGCCGTAGATGCCGTCGAAGCGGCCGCCGGTCGGCTGCGAATCCGCATGCGAGCCGGTCATGACCGGCAACGCGTGCGGGTTGCGGCCCTCGCGGCGCATGAACACGTTGCCCATCCGGTCGACGCTGACCGAGCAGCCCGCCTCCTTCGCCCAGCCGACGATCAGGTCGCGCCCCTGCTTGTCGAGGTCGGTGAGCGCGAGGCGGCACACGCCGCCCTTGGGCGTCGCGCCGATCTTCGCCATCGTCATCAGACTGTCCCACAGCCGCTTGCCGTCGACCTTGATCGAGGTCGCGGGTTCTGCGTTCCGCAATGCTTCGGATACCGCGTTCATTCGTCTCGCTCCTTTCGATGAACCGACATGAAACTGGTGCACGGGTGGCGGTTTCTGGGGCGTGGCCGCACGGTGGCAGTGCACGCATCGTGGTTCGATTCGCCTCGCCGACGGGAGGCGAACCCGGGGGCAAACCCTGGGCTTCGACCGCTCTCTCAATCCTGTCCAGTTGGACAGGTTGTAGACGATTAAGCCCGCCAGATCAATGCATTTCGTACGCCGGCAAACACATCAAACACAGAGCGAGAAGCGTGCCATTGCAATGCAGCACGACTTTCCTCGCGACGAAGAATGCGTAGGTGAGCGACGCGTCGAGCGACTAGAATGAAGCGCGACGCGGCATGCCTGCCGCCGAAGGCAAACATGAGAGACGACGACGTGGCGGCCGGCATCACGGAAAACGACGAAACGCGCGCGCCTTTGCGGCGGCGCAAGGCGCACATTCGCGAGTCGAACGAAGCGCATCTTCTGGCGTGCGCGGAGGCGGTTTTCGCCGAGCGTGGTCTCGACGGCGCGAGCACCGCGATGATCGCGGAACGTGCCGGCTTACCGAAGGCCAACGTGCATTACTATTTCCCGACGAAGCTCGCGCTGTATCGCCGTGTGCTGGAGGATCTGTTCGAGGACTGGCATCGCGCGGCGGATACGTTCGAATGCAGCGACGATCCGGTCGAGGCGATCGGCGGCT
The sequence above is a segment of the Paraburkholderia sp. D15 genome. Coding sequences within it:
- a CDS encoding NAD(P)-dependent oxidoreductase, whose product is MAIKQTGDVAAQRLSPEQLSCEFSDIAPLLDASAAAAAASRCHYCYDAPCVNACPTQIDIPSFIRKIGNGNLKGAAVDILSANPLGGMCARVCPTEILCEGACVRNHQDAKPVAIGALQRHATDWAMARGDVLFERAPGTGRHVAVVGAGPAGLACAHRLALAGHRVTIYDAHEKAGGLNEYGIAAYKTVDDFAQREVAWLCSVGGIEIEHGVTLGRDLELDTLRKQHDAVFLAIGLTGVRALAMEGETLNGVLNAVDFIEQVRSARDLGTVPVGRRVVVIGGGNTAVDAAVQSRKLGATTVTMVYRRGVESMSATWAERDFARTSGVTLITHATPTRLIGEGGVATGVEFERTSSDGSQERFVIEADMVLKAIGQTLVAVGIERELLTLDGSRIAVDAQGQTSLPGVWAGGDCAATGGIDLTVQAVQDGKVAAAAIDAHFARTAVKAA
- a CDS encoding Zn-dependent hydrolase — protein: MNAVSEALRNAEPATSIKVDGKRLWDSLMTMAKIGATPKGGVCRLALTDLDKQGRDLIVGWAKEAGCSVSVDRMGNVFMRREGRNPHALPVMTGSHADSQPTGGRFDGIYGVLGGLEVIRSLNDHGIETEHPVEVVIWTNEEGSRFAPAMVASGVFAGVFTLDYGLSRKDVDGKTIGDELERIGYAGDVPCGGRALHAAFELHIEQGPILEAEQKTIGVVTDAQGQRWYEITLTGQEAHAGPTPMPRRRDALLGAARVVDLVNRIGLDNAPFGCATVGMMQVHPNSRNVIPGRVFFTVDFRHPDDAVLAKMDAALREGVAAIAGGIGLQTELEQIFYYAPVAFDAACVKSVRAAAERFGYPHRNMVSGAGHDACYLSQVAPTSMVFVPCVDGISHNEIEDATFEWIEAGANVLLHAMVERACEPAS